In the Acidobacteriota bacterium genome, CGCCCGTATTTTATCGAAATCAGGAAACGAAATTTTACAGAACCATTTGCTTACTTCATTCTGCAATCCAAACAATCTCCCGAAGTGCAAAAATGGCTGGTACAGAATTATCAGAAGGTGAATGAGTTTTTAGCGTGGTCGAAAAGTTATCAATGGTACAACGGAAAATAAGATTGAAGAATCGAGATTGCGTGGCTGCCTGAAAATGAAAAGTCTCAGAAGAAAAGAGTTTTCGGCGGTCTCTTTTAATCGAACTGTTTAAACCGCATTTCTCAGATGCCTGGTTATCTTCGGACTCTCAGTAGATTCCGACATCATAGGGCGATTCATCGGCGAGGTGTTGTAGGCGTCTGGAAAAAGTGGTTAATTCGTCTTTCCGTTGCGCCTCGGTCAAACGAGCAGGCGCGTAAACGATTTGTGGTTTGAGCACCTCGAAGCCGACAAATTGTAAGATGCCACGATGAATCGGACGTAAGATTCCAGCCATATCGCCATTGAATCCGCCTTTGCGAAACGCCTCTTCGGTTCCTCCGGCGGTCAGAGAAAGCAATGCCCGCTTTCCACGAAAAGCGCCGGTTTCGTAGTAACGCCCATTACCATAGGTGCGACCCAGCGCAAACACCCGATCAACCCACCCTTTGAAAACCGCTGGCAAGCCAGCCCACCATAAAGGAAACTGCCAGACCATCACATCGCACCATTCGATTTTTGCGATTTCCGTTTCAATCTCATCCGCAAATCCACGCATTTCGGTGGCGTGCATTTCTTCGAGCTGCGGTTTGAAATAGTTCGGGTTTTGAATCGTCGTAAAGTTCTTCCGACTGGAAACCGGATCGAAGCCCATCGTATGCAAGTCGGAGGTTTTGACTGCGTTGCCTGCTGCAAGGAACGCTTCACAGGCAGTTTGAAACATCGCGGCATTAAAGCTTTGCGGTTCGGGATGCCAATAGACAATAAAAACATTCATACACCAACTCCTTGCCACAGGGATTTTTCAAAACTATTCACACTTTTTCGGATTGACCATCCGCTCAATGCTTTTAATCTAACGAACCGAAGCTATTGAGGCAATCCCCCACAACTGATGAATTATTCCTGAAAAAGATTATTTTTATTGGTAAATCTGCGCTTGACCGGTGTTGACTTTCAGTAACCTTTTGCTTCAAAAAGCGCCGATGGATTGCAAAAAACGTTGCGATTATGAGCGTCACGGAAAGTGAACTTCTGAATATTTTGATTGCTGTGGAACTTCACGACTATGGAAGGCGTTCAAAACACCGATTTGAAAAACTCAAATTTTTTGTGCTAGCATCCAGACAGTTCAATGATGCAACGATTGGTACAACTGGTTTTGGTAATGGCGATGCTTTGCGGCGCGATGTCGCAAACGCTTGCCTGCGTGAGCGGTACCAGCGATCCGCATTCCTGTTGTCGGATGCTCACGGCAAACCAAAGCGCCGTGAAAATGCGACTCGCAACCGGCAGCCATCGTCAATCCGGTTCGCTGCCGCCCTGCTGCAAAATCTCGGTTCCCGAAGTTCCACAATCGACAACGGTCAATCATCAAAATATCCGGCAACCCGCTTCTACACCGACTATTGATGAACAAACAAGCGGCAAGGCTTTTGTTGAAAACCTGTCAGCCGCCGCAAAATCCTTAACGTGTAAGCGGCACAATTACTCGCCACCTCATTTTATTCTCCAATGCGCGTTGCTGATTTAATCGGCAATTCCTCTCATTGTTTGATGTCCACCCTCAAAGGCATTCGTTTGCCTGAACCATAGTTTTTAATCTTGCCGACTGATATTGAAGTCTGCAAAAGGAGAGGAACATGAGCAAACCTACAGGCTGGCGCGTCGGGAAAAATCACTACTCGCGCCGCCACATTAACCTTTATGCTTTATCGCTTTTTGTTTTACTTTCAGCGGTAGTCTTTCTTTCTGAGGGAGCGACCGACGCTTATGAAGGTGAGCAAAAAACCAAACCGGCGAACACAAATTTAACGACACTCGCTCGCGGACTAAATCACTTTGAGGCGCATTGCGCCGTTTGCCATGCCAATTCCGGCAAAGCCGATAATGAAAAAGGCAAAGCCCTGAGCGCGGCTGATTTGACAGCCAAAGAGATACAAGCGAAATCTGACGCGCAGTTGACGAAGATAATTCAAAACGGCATACCCGGAACCGCAATGCCTGCTTTCGGCAAAACCCACAGCCCGATGGAAATTAAACAGCTCATCGCCTTCATTAGAAAATTACCGACCTTGACGGATGCCGAACGAGAAAAAATCAGAGCCGCTACGCCGCCGGATGCGCGACATCAACACACGACTCACACCGAACACCAGGGCGACCAACACAAAGACAAACAGACGAACGAGCATCAACACAATATGCAATCGCAAAAAACTGCTGATGAACAACCCCTCTATATTTGCCCTATGCACGCGGATGTACAATCGAATATGCCGGGCAGTTGCCCCAAGTGCGGAATGAAGTTGGTCAAAAAAACTTCCGCATCGTCCGAACACCAAGACTTAAAAATGCAAAACCCTGATGGACAACCTGCGACACAAAAGAATGAATCGCACGCAGACCACAAAATGAATGAGATGAGAGTTCAACAAAATGCGCCGGATACGCCCTCAATGACGCTTGCGGAACTTGAACAACAGGCTTTGAAAAATAATCCGACGCTGGCGCAAAGCGAACTTGCGGTTCGCGCCGCCGAAGGCAGACGCCTTCAAGCGGGACTTTTGCCGAACCCGATTATCGGTTACAGCGGCGAAGAGTTTGCCTTTCGCGCCT is a window encoding:
- a CDS encoding NAD(P)H-dependent oxidoreductase, with product MNVFIVYWHPEPQSFNAAMFQTACEAFLAAGNAVKTSDLHTMGFDPVSSRKNFTTIQNPNYFKPQLEEMHATEMRGFADEIETEIAKIEWCDVMVWQFPLWWAGLPAVFKGWVDRVFALGRTYGNGRYYETGAFRGKRALLSLTAGGTEEAFRKGGFNGDMAGILRPIHRGILQFVGFEVLKPQIVYAPARLTEAQRKDELTTFSRRLQHLADESPYDVGIY